The following DNA comes from Methanobacterium alcaliphilum.
TTTTCCTGACTCCAAAAAAGTTAATAGCCTCAATTAATTCATAGAATGCTTCCATTTCTTTTTCTATCACATCATATTCTGTTAGTGTGTTACTCATTTCACCATCAACAGATAATTTATTCGGTCCCCTAGCGACTATACGATCCACTCCATCACTAGTTAATAGTTCTGTGGCTTGTTTGTCATGAACAAAAGCACGACCTGGTATTAAAACGGTTTCTTTTAATTGGGAAAGATCTGCTTTTTCTAGATCTTTATAAGTTATGAGACAACCTATGTCTTTTTCAACAGCATATACATTTACCAAATCCTCAGCATCTAAATTTTTAATTATTTTTTTTATAAAAGGTGCTGCTATTTTACTGGTTAAAATTGTAGCCTCTGAAGTAATTTGGGGGAGTATGGTTAAATATTCTTTATTCTTATTTAGTGAAAGTGCAAAAGGAGCATTATTTTCAGGATCATAAAGAGGTGTACCTGTTATTCTTAAATCAAATTCTTTATTAATTTCTTTGACTAAATCTCCAAACTCGGATATAGTGTGCGGTTCTATCCCTTTAATTATTGGCTCGTTCCCCAGTATAAGTCCTTGATTTTCATAGTTAGCAAAACGCATTAATATTAATGCTTTTGCCCCCCAATTTTCTAATTGGGTGCATGTTTCATATAGTTTGTCCCCATCATTTACGCCGGGTATGATTACAGAGGCAGCATGTACTTCAATGTTTTCTGCAAAAATTTGCAATGCTTTTAATGATTCTTGGGGAGTGGGATCACTCATCCACTTTTTCCTTAGAATTGCATCTGTAGAAAAGACAGTAAAAGTTATTTCTTCTACGCCGTGTGAAATTAAGTCTGACGCTATTTTGGCATCATCTATTCCTTTTCCACTAGTGTAACCCATGTGTATGGGAATTCCCAATTGATTTATTTGTGATGTGAGTTCTAGTAAGTGAGGGTAACAGCTCACGTCCCCTCCACCACTAATATTGATTTTTAAGTCATTATCCTGAAAGTTACCCATCATTAAACTGTTTTGAACATTACCTAATACAAAAAATGGAGGCATAAATTCATTTTTAGTTTCAGATACACTTACAGTACAGGTTTCACATCCTATTTTTCCTGGAGAGCAATTTTTACAGCCTAAAGCAGTAGTCTCCTTTACTTTTCTAAAGTAACAATATTTACAATATCCTCTGCAGTCTTTTCCAGGAATGCCGCCTACATCTGCTATAATTTGCATGAGTTAATTTGGTTGTTATAGAAATAAATAATTTTGGATTCTTTTAATATTTTTTAATTCACTTATGAATAATAC
Coding sequences within:
- the mmp10 gene encoding methyl coenzyme M reductase-arginine methyltransferase Mmp10 (Mmp10 (methanogenesis marker protein 10) is a cobalamin-requiring radical SAM methyltransferase that creates the methylarginine modification to methyl coenzyme M reductase.), with product MQIIADVGGIPGKDCRGYCKYCYFRKVKETTALGCKNCSPGKIGCETCTVSVSETKNEFMPPFFVLGNVQNSLMMGNFQDNDLKINISGGGDVSCYPHLLELTSQINQLGIPIHMGYTSGKGIDDAKIASDLISHGVEEITFTVFSTDAILRKKWMSDPTPQESLKALQIFAENIEVHAASVIIPGVNDGDKLYETCTQLENWGAKALILMRFANYENQGLILGNEPIIKGIEPHTISEFGDLVKEINKEFDLRITGTPLYDPENNAPFALSLNKNKEYLTILPQITSEATILTSKIAAPFIKKIIKNLDAEDLVNVYAVEKDIGCLITYKDLEKADLSQLKETVLIPGRAFVHDKQATELLTSDGVDRIVARGPNKLSVDGEMSNTLTEYDVIEKEMEAFYELIEAINFFGVRKTSE